TCACTATACGCagataattttgctatttttttgtacagacagggtttcaccatgttggccaggctgctctcatactcccaacctcaggtggtcctccacctcgccctcccaaagtgctgggattacaggcgtgagccaccacacctggctaacaataatttttaagagcatAAATAAGttgagaccaaaaagtttgagaaccactggaataCAAAGATCTTTCCAGGACACCACAAGATAAAAGCCTAAGCTGTCTTCAGCAGATCCCCACAACCCATAAGAAATCTTGCCACCAAagaattccatttttctttccctttttctttttgtagaaatgggggtcttgctatgttgcccaggctggtctcaaactcctggcctcaagacatcctctggcctcagcctcccaaagtgctgagagtacaggcttcagccaccgcatccagccagaATTCCACTTTTCTATGGCAAAAATGTCCGCATCCTGATGGACAACTCCTAATTCCTTACAACAATATTCACCCACCTGAAGGAAATCCCACCTTTTCCACAGGGAGACCCACCACAGTTAAGTCCAGCTTAACTGGAAGTCAATCTCTTGCAGAACTCTTCACCCGCAATAAGTGTTCCCTCCCAGCCTCGGAGAGGGCCTCACCGTAAGTGCCGGTGGCTACCAGACATTGATTCATGGGGCCTCGGCAGTCAATGAGGAAAGTCTCTTCAGAGGAGCATCCATGGGTGCTGTTCCCCTTGCAGCTGTAACACTGGTGGCCATTCTGTGGCAGATTTTCAAGCTCCAGGACTTAGGAGAAGaccagagacacagagaccaagAAAATTAGTGCTTGGATCCCCACTTCCTTGAATGACCTCCCCAGGACTCCCACTCCGAGCCAGAGATGTCATGGAGCCACCTTGTGGTCAGGCGTCTGAATGGCATTTGGAGCGGGATGGTTTTTGAGTGCTTAAGAGAAACCGCAACTTTCAACTCCCCCAGCcccatttctggccaggcactgtgctgggtgctgggtaaGCAACTATGTAAGATGAAACCGTCCTTGCCCTCACAGAagttacaatttatttatttatttttgatacagagtctcactttgttgcccaggctggagtgcagtggcgcagttgtagctccctgcagcctcgaccatCCCAGCTCAAGAGATACTTCcacatcagccttctgagtagctgggactacaggcatgcaccaccatgcccggccgatttttctattttttgtagagatggggttttgacacgttgctcagctggtctcaaactcctgggatcaaggaatctgcctgcctcagcctcccaatgttctgagattacagatgtgagccactgtacctggtcagAACTTGcaagttattactattattattactaaaaaaattctttgagatggggtcttgctatgttgcccaggcttgtctcaaactcctggcctcaggtgatcttcccacctccgcctccaaaagtgctgagattacaggtgtgagccactgtgcccagccagaatttaCAATTTAGAGCTACGCTTCCGAATctggtagccactggccacatgtggttgtttacatttaaataaattaatattaaatcgAATCTTAAAATTCAGTTAGCATTTCAAGTGCTCACTGACCACATACAGTGGTGGCTGTAATATCGGACAGGACAGATATGGAAAATTTCCATCTGTTGACAGTTGCTGGGTAATAGAGACAGGGATCTAGATTACACTGGAGGGGAGGGACAGTGAAAGCATCCCTGAAGATGATACATGAAAGCTGAGGCCTAATGGATGAGAAGTTGCCAGCAGGGTGAACTCTTGGGGAAGGAGTGTTCCAACGGAGGATACTGCATATGCAAGGTCTATGAGGCCAGATGGGTTTTGGTGGTTATGGAAGCCAAATGAACgtcagcacagtggctcatgcctgtaatcccagcacttggggaggctgaggcaggagaatagcttgaatctgggaggcggaggttgcagtgagccaggatcactccactgcactccagcctggctgacagtgagactccatcagaaaagggtgggggggaggaaggaaggaaggaaggaaggaaggaaggaaggaaggaaggaggagggagggagggagggagggaggaagggagggaagaaagaaggaaggaagaaagaagaaagaaagaaagaaagaaaaagaaagaaagaaagagaaagaaagaagaagaaaagaaactaaatgaacgtcaggcacagtggctcatgcctgtaatcccagcacttggggaggccgaggcaggagaatcacttgaacctgggaggcggaggttgcagtgagcccaaatcgcgccactgcactccagcctggctgacagagcgagactctatcgaaagaaagaaagaaagagagaagagagagagagagagaaagaaagaagagagagagagagagagggagggagggaggaaggaaggagaaagaagggagggagggaggaaagagaaaggagggaggaaggaaagaaagaaagagaaagatagaaagagaaagagaaaaagaaagaaagaaagaaacgaaacGAAACGAAACGAAACGAAACGAAACGAAACGAAACGAAACGAAggtgaggcacagtggctcatgcctgtaatcccagcacttggggaggcggaggcaggagaatcgcttgaacctgggaggcagaggttgcagtgagtcaagtttgctccactgcactccagcctggctgacagagcgagactccatctcaaaagaaaaaaaaaaaagaagaaaaagaaactaaatgaaggtcaggcacagtggctcatgcttgttatcccagcactttgggaggtcaaggcagaaggattgcttgagcctgggagtttgataccagcccgggaaacatagtgagaccccatctctacaaaggttttaaaatttagctgggtgcggctgggcgcggtggctcacacctgtaatcccagcactttcggaggcgaggcgggcggatcacaaggtcaggagatcgagaccatcctggctaacacggtgaaaccctgtctctactaaaaatacaaaaaaattagccgggtgtggtggcgggcgcctgtagacccagctactccaatggcttaggtgggaggaactcctgagcccaggagtttgaggctgcagcgagccatgatcatgccagtgcactccagcctgggtgacagagcgagaccctgtctgccCCATACCCGTCCCCCGCAAAAAATCGCTCGCTGCTGGGTTGAACCTTGGCTGTATGGTGGCaggagtggaagcagggagaccagagaAGAGGTCATTGCAACAACCTGAGCAAGAAGTCAGCGTGGCTCAGCCcaggtggtggcagtggaggtgggaaggagtgggaaaatttgaaagagacaaaaaagataGGAAGCTCAGGTCTTGGCAAGGGCTGATAGACAGTATCATTGAATTCTTGCAAAATTCTTCTTTTGAAGAAAAGcctggccgggcacagttgctcatgcctgttatcccagcactttgtgaggccaaggcagccagatcacttgaggtcaggagttcgagaccagcctggccaaaatggtgaaacccctatctctactaaaaatacaaaacttagctgagcgtggtggtgggcacctgtaatcctagctactcaggaggctgaagcaggagaatcgtgaACTTGTgagcaaaggttacagtgagcggagatcaatccattgcactccagcctgggcaacagagattccatctcaaaaaaaaaaaaaaaaaaaaaaaaaggcctgataCTGCcatttttcagaaaaggaaacagaggcccCAGAGAGGAGTCGATTGCCGGAGAGTGACTGCGCAGCTGTCTGCCTGAGTGCATGCTCCTGCCCAACCCCAGGCCTTGCCTGTGTCTCCCGTTCCTTACTTGGGCCCTCGTTGCATTTGGTGGTGTTGCAACACTTCAGGAAGTGGAAGGTGTCGTTGTTGTGGAAACCACTGGAGCCTGGGCAGCCGGGAAGGTAGCCACAGCCTCGGAGGTGGCGGTCATCCTTTGGATGCCCTGTGGGGGCCAGGGAACAGAGGTCAGATGTCAGATTGTGAATGAGGGACTAAGATGGGATTTGCCCGCAATAGCAGGCATTCAACCATTCACTACTTTACCCTTCATCATAGGACCCTCATTTTATCTAGGACAGTCATAGATCTTGTCAAAAACTACATATTCCAGCCTCTCTAGGTACAGTCATGTGATGAAGTTCGGACCAATGTGATATAAATAGAAGTGCTTTCTGGGACTTCCAGAAAGGAGAACACTTACAAAAGGAGCAGTGCCcccttttttattccttctttccttcttcctccttcctggaACTTAGATGTGAGACCCGGAGCTCCAGCAGCCATTTTGGACTATGAGGCATTTTGAGAATGGAAGTGATGTGTAAGAAACAAgaaggtggctgggcatggtggctcatgctagcaatcccagcactttgggaggctgaggcaggtggatcacaaggtcaggagttcgaaaccagcctgaccaacatggtgaaaccctgtctctactaaaaatgcaaaaattagccagacgtagtgatgcacatctgtaatcccagctactcaggaggctgaaacaggagaattgtttgaacctgggaggcggaggttgcagcaagccgagatcatgccattgcactccagctgggcaacagagagcgagacttcgtctcaaaaaaaaaaaaaaaaaaaaaaaagaaacaagaaggcATCTGGGTTCTTGGTGACTCTGGAACTGTCCTTGTGGCCCTGGACCTCTTGTGTACGAGAGAACTTAGTCCCTTGCTGACATCCCTGTTACTCTGGAGTTGTTAAGTACAGTCTTGGGGAggagcagagcagggaggaggagttGCTGGCAGGTTGGGGCTCACCTTCTTCACTCTCCTGGATCCAGTGGGTCACCACATCCAGGCACTGTTCTTCAGGGCTGCGGCATTGCAGGCTCTGGTGCCGGCCCCTCTCACAGCTCATGTCTGATGAGCCACAGGAAATGCATTCAAGGTAACGGCTTCGGGAAAAGGTGACAGCCCGGCCTGTTtggaagagggggaggggaatGAGACTCCATGGGGACAGTCCTGGAGCCCTAGCTCTGCAAGGACTCACTGGGCATCAATTCCTCCTTATCCCACCCTGCAGCCAGTTACTGAGCCCTGTCTATTCTGTCTGCTGAATCTTTCTAGAATCCACGCCCTCCTTTCCAGCCCCATGGACCAGTCCAGCTCAGACCTCCTTCAACTCCAGCTACCTCCCTAGCCTCTGGGTTTCCATTCTTGTCACCCCCTACTCACCCCAGTGCAGCATTTCCACATGGCCCTAGAAGTATATTTCtttcccgtttttttttttttttttctcatgagacagagtctcactccatcacccaggctggaacgcagtggcgccatcttggctcactgcaacctccactccctgggttcaagtgattctccttagcctcccgagtaactgtgactacaggtgtgcaccaccacgctgggctaatttttgtatttttagtagagacagtagtagagctggtctcgaactcctgacctcaagtcatctacctgcctcagccttccaaactgctgggattacaggcatgtgccaccgcacccgggccCTTAGAAGGGTATTTCTAATACTCATATTTGACCCTGTCTCTTCTCTCCTCAAGACTCTTCCATAGCTCCCTACTGCcctcaaaataaaatccaagatctctcatcctggctaacatggtaaaaccctgtctctactaaaaatacaaaataattagccgggcgtggtggcggtgcctgtagtcccagctactcaggaggctgaggcagaagaatggcgtgaacccaggaggcggagcttgcagtgagctgagatccggccattgcactccagcctgggcgacagagcgagactccgtctcaaaaaaaaaaaaaacaaataaataaataaataaaataaaatccaagatcCTCAGCATGGGATTCAAAGCCCATCAAATACTGAGGCCCGAGCACCTCTCCTGCCTCGTCTCCCTCCACTACACCCTCAGACTCTACTCCACACTGACTTCCCACAGTCCGCGGCTACACATGTTGCCTGCCATCCAGGCCTTTGCATATGCCGTTGTCTCTGTCTAGAACACCTTTCCTTTGCTCTCTGCCTTCCCTaactcctactcattcttcaggTGTCAGCTCCAATTttacctcctctgggaagcctttccTGATCCACCAGGCTGGAGCAGCTCCCACACACCCCTGGACTCCCGCATCCCACTCTGGGTGGTCACTGTCTGGTGACAGGTATGTCTCCTCTACTGGACTgtgagctccaggagggcagggccaggggctgTCTTGATCACTATTGTGTCCCAGCACCACCTGGCACAGGGCCAGGGACAGATAAgatattcaatacatatttgtgaaatgaatgaatgaatgaggaattaCTTAAAACCCCTCTATTGTTCTCTGTGGTAGCCTGTCTCCAAAATGGCCCCCAATAATCTCTGCTCCCTGGTATTCATGCCCTTAAAGAATAGggctggctgggtgcagcggctcatgcctgtaatcccagcactttgggaggccaaggtgggaggattgcttgagtccgggagtttgaggtcagtctgggcaacatagcaggactctgtctttaaattaaaaacaaaaaaagaaaaaagaataaggatgCCCTATGTAGTCAACTGGATATTATGGAAATGATGGTGTGTGCCTTCTGTGGCTAGATCATAGAACACATGGCAATTTCTGCTTGGCTGTCACTCTTGGGTCATCTTTTCTGGGAGAAGCAGCagccatgttgtgaggacactcaagTAGCACCATGGGGAAGTTCATGTGGCAGAACTGAGGCCTGTGCCACAGCCATGGGAGGGGAGCATTCATGTGAGTGAAGCTACCTTGGGAGCCTTCAGATGATTGTAACCCCAGCTGACATCTTGACTGCAGGCTCATGAAGGATCCTAAGCCAGAATCACCTAGCTAAGCCACTCCAGGGTTTTTGACCTTCAGAAACTTTGTAAAATAATGCATGCTTATTTTATTGCTGCAATCTGTAATGCAGCAATAGAGAATAGATAAGCAATCGATAATACACTACCTAATTATCCCGGGAATCAAAGACTCACTTGACTGATTCCTGATCACTTTGCCTTTTGCACGAACCTTGCGGTGTTGGCCAACTGGATCCGTTACTTTTCCCTGGAAACACCAGAGTCATTCCTCTGCCCAGCCCTTGGCTCACACCATTTCCCATACTTGGCATGCCCTCCCTGTCCTGACCCAAGACACATCTAAGCTGAGTCCAAGCCAAGTCTTAAAAAAGTGAGAAGACCATGTCAGCCAAGGCTCTCAACTGGCAGGCCGCTAGCTGTAATTAGGCGAATCATTTACATCCAAAGCCCAATCATCCCcctcaaagaaaaataactacaaGGCCACCCATGTCTTCTCATACAAACttccatgaaaatgaaaacacaaattctCATCATTGCCAAAATAGCTGTTCACACCTAGAACGCCTTTTCCTTGTGCCCTACTTTCTCTaactcctactcattcttcagCTGTCATCTTCAATTTTACTTCCTctaggaagccctccctgacccgTCAGCCTGGAACAGGTACCTGCTCTGAGCTCCCACTGCCCCCTGAATTCCCCATTTCTAGTTCTGCCCACTCTGGGTGGTCACTCACGGGTCTCCTGTGTGAACTCTTTTTATGCCACTCTTCTAAATGCCAATGATCCTCAgggctattttcttttcttttcttttctttttttgagatagagtcttgctgtgtccccaaggctggagtgcagtggcacaatcatggctcactgccacctcgacctccctaagctcaggtgattctcccatctcagcctactgagtagctgggactataggcgtgtgccagtacacctggctaatttttgtattttttgtagagacaaggtcttgcgatgttaaccaggctagtctcgaactcctggactcaaatgatcctctcgcttcggcctcccaaagtgctgggattacagacgtgagtacTGTACCTGGCCAGGGCTCTGATTTAAGCcctttttatttctcacagtatAGACTCTTTCATGGGGGAAATACTGAAATGACTTCATTTCCATCTATCTGCTCATCACTCACAAATCTCTCTCTAGTCCAGGCTTCTCTCTGAGCTCCAGACCTGTACATGCAACTGTCTCTTCAAGGCCCCATGGCTATACCTCAAACACCTGTCCCAAACAGAACTCCCCATCTTCTCCCACAACTGCTCTTTTTCTTGAAGTCCACGCGTCCAAGGCGGCCCCATCCAGTCCCTAGGGCGGAACCTGGCAGACCCCTTGGTCTTCCACATCTGTGGATCAATCCACATGCTTCTACTGTTCCATCTTCTAGCTCTTTAATCCTTTTGCTCTGCTGTTTCTGACCTCTATCAAGCATAACTGCAGAGTTCTTCATTTGAGTCACTGTTCTATATTTTCTGTTGGACTCTTAAAAAATGGAttccttggctgggtgcggtggttcatgcctgtaatcccagcactttgggaggccaaggcgggtggatcacgaggtcaagagattgagaccatcctggccaacatggtgaaaccgtgtctctactaaaacacaaaaattagccagacatggtggcaggtgcctgtagtcccagctacttagaaggctgaggcaggagaattgcttgaacccaggaggcggaagttgcagtgagccgagatcatgccactgtactctagcctggcaacagagtaagactccgtctccaaaaaaaaaaaaaaaaggattccagGTGTTAAAATGTGCCCATTCTTCTGTTTTCCTGAATATATTGATTGTAGCAATTTTCATGTTTCCTGTCCTATAATCCAATATCTGAATCACTACAATTCTGTTTCTATAGTTGGATTTTTCTCTTAGTTTCTGGTCAATtggtcctttttattttcttcaggatACCTTgtaagattttgttgttgttgtttattttttgttttgttttgttttgttttgaggcagagtcttgccctctcgcccaggcttgagtgcaatggtgcgatctcagctcactgcaacctccttatcccgggttcaagcgattctcctgcctcagtctcccaagtagctggtattacaggcgtgcgccaccatactcggctaattttttttttttttttgtatctttagtagagaaggggtttcaccatgttggccaggctggtcttgaacttctgacctcctgattcgcccacctcggcctcccaaagtgttgggattagaggtgtgagccaccatgcccagtctgttttttttttttttttttttaagatggggtctttctacattgtccaggctggtgtgcagtggctattcatagggATAATCCTGCTACTGATCAGcacaggagttttgacctgctccatttctgaGCTGGGCTGCTCCAACCCCTCCTTAGACAACCTGGTAGTCCCCTGCTCCTGGGAGATCAACATATTGATGCCAAACTTAGTTCAGACACCCTATTGATATAGCACATTACAGCCCagaactctcaggctcaagtaatccttccaagtagctgggattatagacgcatgccaccatgcctcgctatcTTGTAAATTTTGATCAGATGCCAGACATTATAGATAAAAATCTGTCAAGGGCCTAAACGATGTTTTCTTCTTCCACAGAGAGTCAGGTTTTCATTCCTGTCAAGTATTGGACCTAGGCTTGTTTAGGGCTCTTCTATTTCACTTTGGCCCTTACCCCTAGGGTGGTCTTAGGGGGAAAGCCTGAGATGCTTACCAAGGCCTCTCCAGCTTGGCAACCTGTGTCCCCAGCATCACATGTCTGCTGGAAGCCTTGTTCGCTTTTGTAGCTTCCCAGTTGCTATTTTTCTCTTCCAAGTTTCTTAGACTCTCACCCTGTGCATGTAGAGCTTGCCAATGACTTGAGGGAGATTTGTTTGCAGGTTGGGAACTCCCTTTTCTGTGGTCCCATCCATTCCAGGATTTTAACTCTCATCTTCCAGACATTCTGGCAGCCCCAAACTCCAACCTCCGTCTTCTCAGTCTAGCGACTCTTTCTGTCTGGGCTCTATTTCCCTTCCACAGCAGCAGATTGGCAAGTGCACTCCGGGAAAAAGCCAGGTTGTCTGTGGAACCCACATTTTATGCTTCCCTTATTTCAGAGGTTGTAGTGCCTCaagtttctcctttctttctttcttttttctttttgaaacggagtcttgctttgtcgcccaggctggagtgcagtcttgtgatcttggctcactgtaacctctacctcccaggttcaagcaattcttgtgcctcagccacccaagtagctgggactacaggcatgtgccaccacacctggctaacttttgtatttttagtagagacaaggttttgccatgttgcccagactggttttgaactcatgagctcaagtgattcacctgccttggtctcccaaagtgctgggattacaggcatgagccacttcgcccggccAAGTTTCTCCTTTCATTTGCTGCTCTCCAGTGACTTCTAAtcattgtttattatttgtcCAGCATTTGCAACTGTCATTGGCAGAAGGGTTGGTCTGATACAAGTGACTCCATCATGACCAGAATTGCAGGTCCCCTCCCACATTTAATCTACCACTAAGGCCTGCTTCTAAATAGCacttttttggcttttgttgagacagggtttttctccgccacccaggctggagtgcagcggtgtgatcactgcagcctccagctcctgggctcaagcaatcctcctgcctcggccttccaaagtgctgggattacagatgtgcaccactgtgcctagcctgaaCAGCTCTTAAATCTATCCACTTCTCTTCCTCTGCATATCTGACACCCTAGTCCTGCTGCCCTCTTCTCCACCTGGACAACCTCACCCACCCCCAGGTTGGTTTCCTGTCATCTactcttgcttccttttttttttttttttttttttgagacggagtctcgctctgtcgccaaggctggagtgcagtggcgcgctctcagctcactgcaagctccgcctcccgggttcacgccattctcctgcctcagcctcccgagtagctgggactacaggcgctgccaccacgcccggctagttttttg
The sequence above is drawn from the Macaca thibetana thibetana isolate TM-01 chromosome 19, ASM2454274v1, whole genome shotgun sequence genome and encodes:
- the PLAUR gene encoding urokinase plasminogen activator surface receptor isoform X2, encoding MGHPLLLPLLLLLHTCVPASWGLRCMQCKSNGDCRVEECALGQDLCRTTIVRMWEEGEELELVEKSCTHSEKTNRTMSYRTGLKITSLTEVVCGLDLCNQGNSGRAVTFSRSRYLECISCGSSDMSCERGRHQSLQCRSPEEQCLDVVTHWIQESEEGHPKDDRHLRGCGYLPGCPGSSGFHNNDTFHFLKCCNTTKCNEGPILELENLPQNGHQCYSCKGNSTHGCSSEETFLIDCRGPMNQCLVATGTYERSLWRNWLPCKSTTALRPPCCKEAQATHV